Proteins encoded within one genomic window of uncultured Sphingopyxis sp.:
- a CDS encoding SMP-30/gluconolactonase/LRE family protein yields the protein MIIRAVSPVGAKLGEGALWDPDREILWWVDIKAPALHAHHVASGANHRHPLPFRLTALGLTRGGKLIASGDPGFVRLSIADDLSISACDVLATVDEPVGNRFNDGQVDGEGRFWAGTMDDAEAAARGSLYRLDPDGSVARVRGGIMVPNGPAFLADGTMLVTDSAAQRITAVTLDAGGNPVAERPFAAFAPEQGYPDGMAVDADDHVWIAFWDGWCLRRLSPEGEIVREIPLPVQRPTCPAFGGRDLDRLYVTSATVGLTPEALARQPLAGALLCLTGVTTGRSPARFAGQDASEGTIPGGSTAAGPSPETTGFDPHRA from the coding sequence ATGATAATCAGGGCCGTTTCACCCGTCGGTGCGAAGCTTGGCGAAGGCGCGCTATGGGATCCCGATCGCGAAATCCTGTGGTGGGTCGACATCAAGGCGCCGGCCCTGCACGCGCATCATGTCGCGAGCGGCGCCAACCATCGGCACCCCTTGCCTTTCCGCCTTACCGCGCTCGGGCTGACGCGGGGCGGGAAGCTTATCGCCAGCGGCGACCCCGGTTTCGTGCGGCTTTCCATCGCCGACGATCTCTCGATTTCCGCTTGCGACGTCCTGGCGACGGTCGACGAGCCCGTCGGCAATCGTTTCAACGACGGCCAGGTCGATGGCGAGGGCCGGTTCTGGGCCGGGACGATGGATGATGCCGAAGCGGCGGCGCGAGGTTCGCTCTACCGGCTCGATCCGGACGGGAGCGTGGCGCGGGTCCGCGGCGGCATCATGGTGCCCAACGGACCGGCGTTCCTCGCCGACGGCACCATGCTCGTCACCGACTCGGCGGCGCAGCGAATCACCGCGGTCACGCTCGACGCCGGCGGCAACCCGGTCGCCGAACGGCCTTTCGCCGCCTTCGCCCCCGAACAGGGCTATCCCGACGGCATGGCGGTCGATGCCGACGATCATGTCTGGATCGCATTCTGGGACGGATGGTGTCTGCGCCGCCTGTCGCCCGAAGGGGAGATCGTGCGCGAGATCCCCCTGCCCGTTCAGCGTCCGACCTGCCCGGCCTTCGGCGGCCGCGACCTCGACCGCCTCTATGTCACCAGCGCCACGGTCGGCCTGACGCCAGAAGCACTCGCCCGGCAACCGCTGGCGGGGGCGCTGCTGTGCCTGACCGGCGTGACAACCGGTCGCAGCCCCGCCCGCTTCGCCGGTCAGGACGCGTCGGAGGGCACCATTCCCGGTGGTTCGACCGCGGCCGGACCTTCGCCCGAGACGACGGGCTTTGACCCCCACAGGGCATAG
- a CDS encoding aldehyde dehydrogenase (NADP(+)) — MEITGAILIGFADRAGEARFAAVDPATGRDIGPDFHEAGAADVADAAALADRAFAVFSETALEARALFLEAIAEEIAAIGDALIERAMRESGLPRARLEGERGRTIGQLRLFASVVREGGWLDVTIDPALPDRAPLPRPDLRRRNVALGPVAVFGASNFPLAFSVAGGDTASALAAGCPVIVKGHPAHPGTGELVARAIRRAVERCGMPEGVFSYLPSTTNELGAALVADPRIKAVGFTGSRGGGLALVRIASERAEPIPVYAEMSSINPVILFPAAAKARGAALGEAYAASLTMGAGQFCTNPGLLIALDGSDLDAFVGSAAAALGRLPAQQMLTPAIHSAFRRGVDALSAHDAVETLARGPAGEGENQAQAALFGTGAAAFAHDPALGDEVFGSSSIVVRAADPAEIARLVGGLEGQLTATLLFDEADEELVAPLIPLLARKAGRILANGWPTGVEVCHAMVHGGPFPATSDSRTTSVGALAIMRFLRPVCYQNLPDRLLPAALRQDNPYGVARRIDGVLARA; from the coding sequence ATGGAAATTACAGGCGCCATCCTGATAGGATTCGCCGACCGCGCGGGCGAAGCGCGCTTCGCGGCGGTCGATCCGGCAACCGGACGGGACATCGGCCCGGATTTCCACGAAGCCGGCGCTGCCGACGTCGCCGACGCCGCCGCGCTGGCGGACAGGGCCTTTGCCGTTTTCAGCGAAACCGCGCTCGAAGCACGGGCTCTGTTCCTTGAAGCCATCGCCGAAGAAATCGCCGCCATCGGCGATGCGCTGATCGAACGGGCGATGCGCGAAAGCGGGTTGCCCCGCGCGCGGCTGGAGGGAGAACGCGGGCGCACGATCGGCCAGCTCCGCCTGTTCGCCTCGGTCGTGCGCGAAGGCGGCTGGCTCGACGTCACGATCGATCCCGCCCTGCCCGATCGCGCTCCGCTGCCCCGGCCCGATTTGCGCCGCCGCAATGTCGCGCTCGGCCCGGTCGCGGTGTTCGGCGCGTCGAATTTCCCGCTCGCCTTCTCGGTCGCGGGCGGCGACACGGCCTCCGCTTTAGCCGCGGGCTGTCCGGTGATCGTGAAGGGGCACCCCGCGCACCCGGGCACCGGCGAACTGGTCGCCCGCGCGATTCGCCGGGCGGTGGAGCGTTGCGGCATGCCCGAAGGCGTATTTTCTTATCTTCCCAGCACGACCAACGAGCTTGGCGCCGCGCTGGTGGCCGACCCGCGCATCAAGGCGGTGGGCTTCACCGGATCGCGCGGCGGCGGCCTCGCGCTGGTGCGCATCGCGAGCGAGCGCGCGGAGCCGATTCCGGTCTATGCCGAAATGTCGAGCATCAATCCGGTCATCCTGTTCCCCGCTGCCGCCAAGGCGCGCGGTGCTGCGCTCGGCGAAGCCTATGCGGCGTCGCTGACGATGGGGGCGGGCCAATTCTGCACCAACCCGGGCCTGTTGATCGCCCTCGACGGCAGCGACCTCGACGCTTTCGTCGGCTCGGCGGCCGCCGCGCTTGGCCGGTTGCCCGCGCAGCAGATGCTGACGCCGGCCATCCATTCGGCCTTCCGGCGGGGCGTCGATGCCTTGAGCGCGCACGACGCCGTCGAAACGCTCGCGCGCGGTCCGGCGGGAGAGGGTGAAAACCAGGCGCAGGCAGCACTTTTCGGTACCGGCGCCGCCGCTTTCGCGCACGATCCGGCGCTCGGCGACGAAGTGTTCGGATCGTCGTCGATCGTGGTTCGCGCGGCCGACCCGGCCGAGATCGCACGGCTTGTCGGCGGCCTCGAAGGCCAGTTGACGGCCACGCTGCTGTTCGACGAGGCCGACGAGGAGCTGGTCGCCCCCCTGATCCCGTTGCTCGCGCGCAAAGCCGGACGGATCCTCGCCAATGGATGGCCCACCGGCGTCGAAGTCTGCCACGCGATGGTTCACGGCGGCCCGTTTCCCGCCACGAGCGACAGCCGCACCACATCGGTCGGGGCGCTGGCGATCATGCGTTTCCTGCGGCCCGTCTGTTACCAGAATCTGCCCGACCGCCTGCTGCCCGCCGCGCTGCGGCAGGACAATCCCTATGGCGTGGCGCGGCGTATCGACGGTGTGCTGGCGCGCGCCTGA
- the araD1 gene encoding AraD1 family protein, translating into MISLVQFRGADGDRGVAVIRDGAAASSVPGVSSTLALARRALAEGTTLGALIGALGDGPPVDLAAVELLAPIDHEDPAHLLLSGTGLTHLGSAEGRDKMHRAVDDGAHQTDSMKMFLMGVEGGKPAGEAQGAQPEWFYKGDGSSLVAPGAPLVSPDFALDAGEEPEIAGIYLIADDGAPVRLGYALANEFSDHVTERGNYLWLAHSKLRPAALGPELLVGELPAHVEGVSRIVREGRTLWEKPFLSGEANMSHSIANLEHHHFKYGLFRRPGDVHVHFFGTATLSFSEGVETREGDVFEIEAAPFTLPVRNPIARAASPSAAVKAL; encoded by the coding sequence ATGATTTCTTTGGTGCAATTCCGCGGCGCCGACGGCGACCGGGGAGTCGCGGTGATCCGCGACGGAGCGGCGGCATCGAGCGTTCCCGGCGTATCGAGCACGCTCGCGCTCGCCCGCCGTGCCCTCGCCGAAGGAACCACTTTGGGCGCGCTGATCGGGGCGCTCGGCGACGGGCCGCCGGTCGATCTCGCGGCGGTCGAACTGCTCGCGCCGATCGACCATGAGGATCCGGCGCATCTGCTGCTCAGCGGCACCGGCCTCACCCATCTCGGTTCGGCCGAGGGGCGTGACAAGATGCACCGCGCCGTGGACGATGGAGCGCATCAGACCGATTCGATGAAGATGTTCCTGATGGGGGTCGAAGGCGGAAAACCCGCCGGCGAGGCCCAAGGAGCCCAGCCCGAATGGTTCTATAAGGGCGACGGATCCTCGCTCGTCGCGCCGGGCGCGCCGCTGGTGTCGCCCGATTTCGCGCTCGACGCGGGCGAGGAGCCCGAAATCGCCGGCATCTATCTGATCGCCGACGACGGCGCGCCGGTCCGTCTCGGCTATGCGCTCGCCAATGAATTTTCGGACCATGTGACCGAGCGCGGCAATTATCTGTGGCTCGCCCATTCGAAGCTGCGCCCCGCCGCGCTCGGCCCCGAACTGCTCGTCGGCGAATTGCCCGCGCATGTCGAGGGGGTCAGCCGCATCGTGCGCGAGGGCCGGACCTTGTGGGAAAAGCCCTTCCTGTCGGGCGAAGCCAATATGTCGCACAGCATCGCCAACCTCGAGCATCATCATTTCAAATATGGCCTGTTCCGGCGCCCCGGCGACGTCCATGTCCATTTCTTCGGCACCGCGACCCTGTCGTTCAGCGAGGGCGTGGAAACGCGCGAGGGCGATGTGTTCGAGATCGAGGCGGCGCCGTTCACGCTGCCGGTCCGCAATCCGATCGCCCGGGCGGCATCGCCGTCCGCCGCGGTGAAGGCGCTCTAG
- a CDS encoding Gfo/Idh/MocA family oxidoreductase — MAVRIAIVGLGKIAHDQHLPAIAVSDEFELVAAASLAGTLDGIPVFQSVDALLGAGIAIDAIAMCQPPQARFAAAAKAIRAGKHVLLEKPPGATLAEVEALTRLAEASGTTLFAAWHSRYAPGVAPARAWLAERHIRRVEIVWKEDVRRWHPGQQWIWEPGGFGVFDPGINALSIATHILPRHFYLRDGRLEIPSNRAAPIAAELDMVGIDDAPVHAVFDWRQQGPQTWDITAETDAGRLCLGAGGARLSIDGVDRDVGAEREYPEIYARFARLIGEERSDVDRTPLRLVADAFMRCRRIGVDPFED, encoded by the coding sequence ATGGCCGTTCGGATCGCCATCGTCGGTCTCGGCAAGATCGCGCATGACCAGCATCTTCCGGCCATCGCGGTGTCGGACGAATTCGAGCTGGTCGCGGCGGCGAGCCTTGCCGGCACGCTCGACGGAATACCGGTCTTCCAGAGCGTGGACGCGCTGCTGGGCGCCGGTATCGCGATCGACGCCATCGCCATGTGCCAGCCGCCGCAGGCCCGTTTCGCGGCCGCGGCGAAAGCGATCCGCGCCGGCAAGCATGTGCTGCTCGAGAAACCTCCGGGAGCGACGCTGGCGGAGGTCGAGGCGCTGACGAGGCTCGCCGAGGCGTCGGGCACGACACTCTTCGCCGCGTGGCATTCGCGCTACGCTCCCGGCGTCGCGCCCGCGCGCGCCTGGCTGGCCGAACGCCACATCCGTCGTGTCGAAATCGTCTGGAAAGAGGATGTCCGCCGATGGCATCCCGGCCAGCAATGGATATGGGAACCCGGCGGCTTCGGCGTGTTCGATCCCGGGATCAATGCGCTGTCGATCGCCACGCACATCCTCCCGCGGCATTTTTATCTGCGCGACGGCCGGCTGGAAATTCCGTCCAATCGCGCCGCGCCCATCGCCGCCGAACTCGATATGGTCGGCATCGACGACGCCCCGGTCCATGCCGTCTTCGATTGGCGCCAACAGGGGCCGCAGACGTGGGACATCACCGCCGAAACCGATGCGGGCCGATTGTGCCTCGGCGCGGGAGGGGCCCGGCTGTCGATCGATGGCGTCGATCGCGACGTTGGCGCCGAGCGCGAATATCCCGAAATCTACGCCCGCTTCGCGCGCCTGATAGGCGAAGAGCGCAGCGACGTGGACCGGACTCCGCTCCGCCTCGTCGCCGACGCCTTCATGCGCTGCCGCCGGATCGGGGTGGATCCATTTGAGGATTGA
- a CDS encoding glycoside hydrolase family 127 protein gives MSFQTSRRQLMFGVGTFAILAHATGAFAAGGGINLRGKARPLPLDAVRLKPSDFATAVEVNRAYLHRLDPDRLLHNFRAYAGMEPKAPVYGGWESDTIAGHTLGHYMTALVLTWQQTGDPEMRRRADYIVDELAAIQAARGNGYFGGLGRKRKDGTIVDGVEIFDEIKKGDIRSGGFDLNGSWAPFYTIHKLFAGLLDIHGAWGNRKALDVAAGFAGYFEGVMTALTPEQVQEVLACEYGGINESFAELYARTNDKRWLAMAELFYDKRVLDPLTAREDKLANFHANTQVPKLIGLARIHELTGEPAKATAASFFWDRVVHHHSYVIGGNADREYFFEPDTTARHITEATCEHCNTYNMLKLTRHLWTWNPDGAFFDYYERAHLNHVMAAQNPATGGFTYMTPLMSGTERGYSTTDDDAFWCCVGSGMESHAKHGDSIFWEGEDGTFYVNLYIPATADWTARKAGVTLDTSYPYGATSTLRFDKLRSGTFPVALRVPGWAAGKARVTVNGEAATPAFTRGYAVVSRRWKAGDVVAITLPLDLRLEATPGDDSVVSVLRGPLVLAADLGPNEQKWERADPALVGADLLTGFSPVAADRAIYGTRGVVRPADLNFVPFYRQYERRSAVYFKRFTEAAWQSEEASYNAEQARLKDVAARSVDVMFLGEMQPERDHDLTSDISWPVTYRGRQGRDARSGGFFEFGMKVKPGPLVLQATYWGDERPRAFDILIDGQRIATQRLGHDAPGKFFDVEYPVPAALTKGKASVRVRVVPHDRNTAGPVFGMRLVTAKPGGAT, from the coding sequence ATGTCATTTCAAACCAGTCGCCGGCAGCTGATGTTCGGTGTCGGCACATTCGCTATCCTTGCCCATGCGACGGGCGCCTTTGCGGCGGGGGGCGGCATCAATCTGCGCGGCAAGGCGCGGCCGCTGCCCCTGGACGCGGTGCGCCTGAAGCCGTCCGATTTCGCGACCGCGGTCGAAGTGAACCGCGCCTATCTTCATCGCCTCGATCCCGATCGTCTGCTCCATAATTTCCGTGCCTATGCGGGGATGGAGCCCAAGGCGCCGGTCTATGGCGGCTGGGAAAGCGACACGATCGCGGGGCATACGCTGGGCCATTACATGACGGCGCTGGTGCTGACCTGGCAACAGACCGGCGATCCCGAAATGCGCCGGCGCGCCGACTATATCGTCGATGAACTCGCCGCGATCCAGGCGGCGCGCGGCAATGGCTATTTCGGCGGTCTCGGGCGCAAGCGCAAGGACGGCACGATCGTCGATGGCGTCGAGATTTTCGACGAAATCAAAAAGGGCGATATCCGCTCGGGCGGCTTCGACCTCAACGGGTCATGGGCGCCTTTCTATACCATCCACAAATTGTTCGCGGGCTTGCTCGACATCCATGGCGCGTGGGGCAATCGAAAGGCGCTCGACGTCGCGGCCGGCTTCGCCGGTTATTTCGAGGGCGTGATGACCGCCCTGACTCCCGAGCAGGTTCAGGAGGTTCTCGCCTGCGAATATGGCGGGATCAACGAAAGCTTCGCCGAACTCTATGCCCGCACCAACGACAAGCGGTGGCTGGCGATGGCCGAGCTTTTCTATGACAAGCGCGTTCTGGATCCGCTGACCGCGCGCGAGGACAAGCTCGCCAATTTCCACGCCAACACACAGGTGCCCAAGCTGATCGGCCTCGCGCGGATTCACGAACTGACCGGCGAACCGGCAAAGGCGACCGCCGCCTCCTTCTTCTGGGACCGCGTCGTCCATCATCACAGCTATGTGATCGGGGGCAATGCCGACCGTGAATATTTCTTCGAGCCCGACACGACCGCCCGGCATATCACCGAGGCGACGTGCGAGCATTGCAACACCTATAATATGCTGAAGCTGACGCGGCATTTGTGGACGTGGAACCCCGACGGGGCCTTCTTCGACTATTATGAACGCGCGCATCTCAACCATGTCATGGCGGCGCAGAATCCCGCGACCGGGGGCTTCACCTATATGACCCCGCTGATGTCGGGGACCGAGCGCGGCTATTCGACGACCGACGACGACGCTTTCTGGTGCTGTGTCGGTTCGGGGATGGAAAGCCACGCCAAACATGGCGATTCGATCTTCTGGGAAGGCGAGGACGGGACCTTCTACGTCAATCTCTATATCCCCGCGACGGCCGACTGGACCGCGCGCAAGGCGGGCGTGACGCTCGATACCAGCTACCCCTATGGGGCCACTTCGACGCTGCGGTTCGACAAGCTGCGTTCGGGCACCTTCCCGGTTGCGCTGCGCGTGCCCGGCTGGGCGGCCGGCAAGGCGCGGGTGACGGTGAATGGCGAGGCGGCGACGCCCGCCTTCACGCGCGGCTATGCGGTGGTGTCGCGCCGCTGGAAGGCGGGCGACGTCGTCGCGATCACGCTGCCGCTCGATCTGCGGCTCGAAGCGACGCCGGGCGATGACAGCGTCGTCTCGGTGCTGCGCGGCCCGCTCGTCCTCGCCGCCGATCTGGGGCCGAATGAACAGAAATGGGAGCGCGCCGATCCGGCGCTCGTCGGCGCGGACCTGCTCACCGGCTTTTCGCCGGTCGCGGCTGATCGGGCGATCTATGGAACGCGCGGGGTGGTTCGGCCGGCCGACCTCAATTTCGTGCCCTTCTATCGCCAGTATGAACGCCGCAGCGCCGTCTATTTCAAGCGGTTCACCGAAGCCGCGTGGCAAAGCGAAGAGGCGAGCTACAATGCGGAACAGGCGCGGCTGAAGGACGTCGCCGCGCGTTCGGTCGACGTCATGTTCCTGGGCGAGATGCAGCCTGAGCGCGACCATGACCTGACCAGCGACATCAGCTGGCCCGTGACCTATCGGGGCCGTCAGGGGCGCGACGCCCGTTCGGGCGGCTTCTTTGAATTCGGCATGAAGGTGAAGCCGGGGCCGCTGGTTCTTCAGGCGACCTATTGGGGCGACGAGCGGCCGCGCGCCTTCGACATATTGATCGACGGGCAGCGGATCGCGACGCAGCGGCTCGGCCATGATGCGCCGGGCAAATTCTTCGACGTCGAATATCCCGTCCCCGCCGCGCTGACGAAAGGCAAGGCGTCGGTCCGCGTGCGCGTCGTGCCGCACGATCGCAATACCGCGGGGCCGGTCTTCGGGATGCGCCTCGTCACCGCCAAGCCCGGCGGCGCGACATGA
- a CDS encoding Ldh family oxidoreductase, translating to MSSAAAGDGVRMTLDELRSLARRKLRAVGLSSDHADAVAETMVAGERDGCTSHGIYRLIVAAHSISSGVVVPDAVPVASEPAKGVVRVDGGGGFAQLAFQCGLPLLVQKARDQGIAALALNHVVHFAALWPEVERLADHGLVALAFTPSHAWVAPAGGAVPVFGTNPIAFGWPRPGREAFVFDFATSAAARGEIELRRRAGEPVPDDWGVDGEGRPTTDAAAVLNGAMRTFGGHKGSALAAMVELLAGPLIGDLTSAESIALDEGRGGSPMGGELVLAIDPAAFLGAAMSGHLARAEAMFAAIEAQGARLPSSRRYAARRESLAKGGTIPARLYDDIMRIGE from the coding sequence ATGAGCAGCGCCGCCGCCGGCGACGGCGTGCGGATGACGCTCGACGAGTTGCGCAGCCTCGCGCGGCGCAAGCTGCGCGCGGTGGGGCTGTCGTCCGATCACGCCGATGCCGTTGCCGAAACGATGGTCGCGGGCGAGCGCGATGGCTGTACCAGCCACGGCATCTATCGGCTGATCGTCGCCGCGCACAGCATCAGCAGCGGCGTCGTGGTTCCCGACGCGGTGCCGGTGGCGAGCGAACCCGCGAAGGGCGTCGTCCGCGTCGATGGCGGCGGCGGGTTCGCGCAGCTCGCGTTCCAGTGCGGGCTCCCGCTCCTCGTGCAAAAGGCGCGCGACCAAGGCATCGCGGCGCTCGCGCTCAATCATGTCGTTCACTTCGCCGCGCTGTGGCCGGAGGTCGAGCGGCTCGCCGATCATGGCCTTGTCGCGCTCGCCTTCACGCCCAGCCACGCCTGGGTGGCGCCGGCGGGTGGCGCCGTACCGGTGTTCGGCACCAACCCGATCGCGTTCGGCTGGCCGCGTCCGGGGCGGGAGGCTTTCGTATTCGATTTCGCAACCAGCGCGGCGGCGCGCGGCGAGATCGAGCTTCGCCGCCGGGCGGGCGAGCCCGTGCCCGACGACTGGGGCGTCGACGGCGAAGGGCGGCCGACGACCGACGCCGCAGCGGTGCTGAACGGCGCGATGCGCACCTTTGGCGGCCACAAGGGGTCGGCGCTCGCCGCGATGGTCGAACTGCTCGCCGGCCCGTTGATCGGCGATCTGACCAGCGCCGAATCGATCGCGCTCGACGAGGGGCGTGGCGGATCGCCGATGGGCGGAGAGCTCGTCCTCGCCATCGATCCCGCCGCTTTCCTGGGCGCCGCGATGTCCGGCCATCTGGCGCGGGCGGAGGCGATGTTCGCGGCGATCGAGGCGCAGGGCGCCCGCCTGCCATCGTCGCGCCGTTACGCGGCGCGGCGGGAGAGCCTTGCAAAGGGCGGGACCATTCCCGCGCGGCTCTATGACGACATCATGCGAATTGGAGAGTGA
- a CDS encoding DUF885 family protein, which produces MKLWRLVILMAMTIAAATGATAAEGSADERFEALSSAEYEWRRAQFAPGEDDADGAPRRLPDVGPAAQAERLQRWTRTAAALDAIDPGALSAAQRVNYVVYKGQIAALLNDQKYREFEKPLNSDSSFWGGVAGWARATFEDEEDYREYIAMLRDMPRYFDQQIVNMRAGLRRGFTPSQITLKGRDIGVAEVARAKSPEESPFYAPFREWPAAIAPNERAALTAEGAAAIRDAVVPAHARLLAFLRDEYIPGARKSLAAYDLPDGRAYYQSKIAEFTTRDLTPDQVHAIGLAEVKKIRARMQAVMDEVGFKGDLPAFLHFLRTDPQFYAKTPQELLNRAAWIAKRFDGKAAQYFGRLPRSRFAIEPVPDELAPFYTGGRGGPGIYLVNTWNLPSRPLYSLPALTLHESAPGHAFQMPLAAENQDLPAFRRDTYLSVYGEGWALYSETLGEEMGMYETPYELFGMLSYQAWRAARLVVDTGLHAKGWSREQAQHYLHDNTALAEHEIETEVDRYIAWPGQALSYYIGELAFIDARRRAEQRLGPKFDLKAFHDAVLSLGSVPISEIDRRVDQLIADGGKGPYAEEE; this is translated from the coding sequence GTGAAACTTTGGCGGTTGGTGATCCTGATGGCGATGACGATAGCGGCGGCAACGGGTGCAACGGCGGCGGAAGGCAGCGCAGACGAACGGTTCGAGGCGCTTTCCAGCGCGGAATATGAGTGGCGCCGGGCGCAGTTCGCGCCGGGCGAAGACGATGCGGACGGTGCGCCGCGGCGGCTTCCCGATGTCGGCCCGGCGGCGCAGGCCGAACGGCTGCAACGCTGGACCCGGACCGCGGCGGCGCTGGATGCGATCGATCCCGGCGCGCTGTCGGCGGCGCAGCGGGTCAATTATGTCGTCTATAAGGGGCAGATCGCCGCGCTGCTCAATGACCAGAAATATCGCGAGTTCGAAAAGCCGCTGAACTCGGATTCCAGCTTCTGGGGCGGCGTCGCCGGCTGGGCGCGCGCGACATTTGAGGATGAAGAGGATTACCGCGAATATATCGCGATGCTGCGCGACATGCCGCGCTATTTCGATCAGCAGATCGTCAACATGCGCGCAGGCCTCCGGCGCGGCTTCACCCCTTCGCAAATCACACTGAAAGGGCGCGACATCGGCGTGGCCGAGGTCGCCCGCGCGAAGTCGCCCGAAGAATCGCCCTTCTATGCGCCGTTCCGCGAATGGCCGGCGGCCATTGCACCAAATGAGCGCGCCGCCTTGACGGCCGAAGGCGCGGCGGCGATCCGCGACGCGGTGGTGCCCGCGCACGCCCGGCTACTGGCCTTCCTGCGCGACGAATATATTCCCGGCGCGCGCAAAAGCCTCGCCGCCTATGACTTGCCCGACGGCCGCGCTTATTATCAGTCGAAGATCGCGGAGTTCACCACCCGCGACCTGACGCCCGATCAGGTCCATGCCATCGGCCTTGCGGAAGTGAAGAAGATTCGCGCCCGGATGCAGGCCGTCATGGACGAGGTCGGGTTCAAGGGCGACCTCCCCGCTTTTCTGCACTTTCTGCGCACCGACCCGCAATTCTATGCGAAGACGCCGCAGGAATTGCTCAATCGCGCGGCGTGGATCGCGAAGCGGTTCGACGGCAAGGCCGCACAATATTTCGGGCGTCTGCCGCGCAGCCGCTTTGCGATCGAGCCCGTGCCCGACGAGCTTGCTCCCTTCTATACCGGCGGCCGCGGCGGACCCGGCATCTATCTGGTCAACACCTGGAACCTGCCATCTCGGCCGCTCTACTCGCTGCCCGCGCTGACGCTTCACGAAAGCGCCCCGGGGCATGCTTTCCAGATGCCGCTTGCCGCGGAGAATCAGGATCTGCCCGCATTCCGGCGCGACACCTATCTGTCGGTCTATGGCGAGGGGTGGGCGCTTTATTCCGAAACGCTGGGCGAAGAAATGGGCATGTACGAAACCCCGTATGAACTGTTCGGGATGCTGTCCTATCAGGCGTGGCGCGCGGCACGGCTGGTCGTCGACACGGGCCTCCATGCGAAGGGGTGGAGCCGCGAGCAGGCGCAGCATTATCTGCACGACAACACCGCGCTCGCCGAACATGAGATCGAGACCGAGGTCGATCGCTACATCGCGTGGCCTGGGCAGGCGCTCAGCTATTACATCGGCGAGCTCGCCTTTATCGACGCCCGCCGGCGCGCCGAACAGCGGCTCGGCCCCAAGTTCGACCTGAAGGCCTTTCACGACGCCGTGCTGTCGCTCGGATCGGTGCCGATTTCCGAGATTGACCGCCGCGTCGACCAGCTGATCGCCGACGGCGGAAAAGGGCCCTATGCCGAGGAGGAATAG